Genomic window (Helicobacter pylori):
AAAACCAAGCCGCTTCACACAAACGCATCGGTTGGGAAGCTTTTAGCGATCAAATATTGATGTGCCTTTTTGAAGCCAACGCTCCCTTGATCGTGGTGCTGTTAGGAAAGATCGCCCAAAAAAAGATCGCTCTAATCCCCAAAAACAAACACATCATCATCACGGCCCCTCACCCTAGCCCATTATCTAGGGGGTTTTTAGGGAGTGGGGTTTTTACAAGCATCCAAAACGCCCACAGAGAGATTTATCGTAAGGATTTTGATTTTAGTTTATGATTGATGCTTAATGAGACAGAACCCCTTAAGAATGCCTTTATTTAAGGGCATTTGTGATAAAATGGTGATTTTTAAATAAAGGGAAAACATGCCAATTAGAATCGCTATCAATGGGACTGGGCGCATCGGTTTGTGCGCTATAAGAGTTGCCAGTCAAAGAAAAGATGTAGAAATCGTTGCTATCAATTCTACCGCTGAAACAGAAACTCTTTTGCATTTGATACGCCATGATAGCGTGCATGGGCATTTTGAAGCCAAATTAAACGCTGATAGAACCCTAAATATCGGGCATAGTAAAAATATTTTAGTGTTGAGCGAACGAGACATTAACAAGCTTGATTTTTCTATCGCTAACGCAGAAATCATCATAGAATGCACCGGGAAATTCAATTCATTAGAAGCTTCAAGCGCTCATCTTAAAAACAGCGTGAAAAAAGTCATCATCTCCGCTCCCGCGCAAAACGCCCCCACCTTTGTCTATGGGGTGAATCACAAGAATTACCATAACGAAAGCGTGATTTCTAACGCCTCTTGCACGACTAACGCTAGCGCTCCTTTATTAAAAATCCTAGATGAAGCCTTTAAAGTAGAAAACGCGCTTTTAACCACCATCCACAGCTATACCAACGATCAAAACCTTTTAGACACCAAGCACAAAGACATCCGCCGCGCTAGAGCGGCTGGTTTAAACCTTATCCCCACAAGCACCGGCGTGAGCAAAGCCATTTCGCTAGTCTTACCGCATTTAGGCCCTAAGATCACAGGCCTTGCGATTAGAGTGCCTACCCCTAATGTGAGCTTAGTGGATCTGTCTTTAAACTTTAAAAAATCCGTGAGTAAAGCGAGCGTTCAGCATGTGCTTAAAGACGCTTGCAAGCATGCCTTTAAAGGGGTTGTGAGTGTTGATGAAGAAAGGCTTGTTTCAAGCGATTTTATTTCTTCGCCTTTTAGCACGATTGTGATTGATGATCAAATCATGACAATAGGCGAAAAAAATGCTAAAGTATTGGCATGGTATGATAATGAAATGGGTTATAGCGAGCGCTTGATAGACATGGTGCAATATATAGCGCAAAATTAAAAGAAAGGATTTTTCATGTTAGCTAAAATGTCGTTTATGCAAAATGTTAAAAACATTCAAGAAGTGGAAGTGGGCCATAAAAGGGTGCTTATTAGAGTGGATTTTAATGTGCCTTTAGATGAAAATTTGAATATTACCGATGACACGCGCATTAGAGAGAGCTTGCCTACTATCCAATTTTGTATTGACAATAAGGCTAGAGATATTATTTTAGTGAGCCATTTGGGCCGCCCTAAAGGGGTTGAAGAAAAATTGAGCTTAAAGCCCTTTTTGAAACGCCTTGAAAGGCTCTTAAACCATGAAGTGGTTTTTTCTCAAAACATCGCACAACTCAAGCAAGCCTTAAACGAAAACGCACCCACAAGGATTTTTCTTTTAGAAAATATCCGCTTTTTAAAGGGTGAAGAAGAAAATGATGAAAATCTGGCTAAAGATTTAGC
Coding sequences:
- the gap gene encoding type I glyceraldehyde-3-phosphate dehydrogenase; protein product: MPIRIAINGTGRIGLCAIRVASQRKDVEIVAINSTAETETLLHLIRHDSVHGHFEAKLNADRTLNIGHSKNILVLSERDINKLDFSIANAEIIIECTGKFNSLEASSAHLKNSVKKVIISAPAQNAPTFVYGVNHKNYHNESVISNASCTTNASAPLLKILDEAFKVENALLTTIHSYTNDQNLLDTKHKDIRRARAAGLNLIPTSTGVSKAISLVLPHLGPKITGLAIRVPTPNVSLVDLSLNFKKSVSKASVQHVLKDACKHAFKGVVSVDEERLVSSDFISSPFSTIVIDDQIMTIGEKNAKVLAWYDNEMGYSERLIDMVQYIAQN